The following proteins come from a genomic window of Tepidiforma thermophila:
- a CDS encoding galactokinase — protein MEPASAARAAFREHFGAEPALLVRAPGRVNLIGEHTDYNGLPVLPFAIGRATLLAVGPADAPRLEAVSEGFPVPASLPLDADPATVAEPWHRYLAAALAVLGDRLAGRGARVAIASDLPPASGLSSSSALVVGLLLGLDGLFGLGLGPPALADLAARAERIAGAETGGMDQQVIALARAGHLLRIDFLPPSTRHLPVPPGWAFVVASSGQPAPKGGAARAAYNERVVATRVAAALIADMLGAELEGTPVLGNVADIDAAPILVDELPARVSPRKAAASLGVPVERFVGLAADTFDPDVLLPVRAYARHVLAEAERVDLACAAVEAADLRTLGELMLASHASLRDDYRCSTPALDALVAAMTKAGAAGARLTGAGFGGFAIAACERGREPAVIEAALAAAGGPAFAVEPSDGAALL, from the coding sequence GTGGAACCCGCCTCCGCCGCTCGCGCGGCCTTTCGCGAGCACTTCGGCGCCGAACCCGCCCTCCTCGTCCGCGCCCCCGGCCGCGTCAACCTCATCGGCGAGCACACCGACTACAACGGTCTCCCCGTCCTCCCCTTCGCCATCGGCCGCGCCACGCTCCTCGCGGTCGGCCCCGCCGATGCCCCGCGGCTCGAAGCCGTCTCCGAAGGCTTTCCCGTGCCCGCGTCGCTCCCCCTCGACGCCGACCCCGCCACAGTCGCCGAGCCGTGGCACCGCTACCTCGCCGCCGCCCTCGCCGTCCTCGGCGACCGCCTTGCGGGGCGCGGCGCGCGGGTCGCCATCGCCTCCGACCTCCCACCCGCCAGCGGCCTCAGCTCCTCCAGCGCCCTCGTCGTCGGCCTCCTCCTTGGCCTCGATGGCCTCTTCGGACTTGGCCTCGGACCGCCTGCACTCGCCGACCTCGCAGCCCGCGCCGAGCGGATCGCCGGCGCCGAAACCGGCGGCATGGACCAGCAGGTCATCGCCCTCGCCCGGGCCGGCCACCTCCTCCGCATCGACTTCCTGCCCCCCTCGACGCGCCACCTGCCCGTCCCGCCCGGCTGGGCCTTCGTCGTCGCCTCCTCCGGTCAGCCCGCCCCCAAGGGCGGCGCCGCCCGGGCCGCCTACAACGAGCGGGTCGTCGCGACCCGCGTCGCCGCCGCGCTCATCGCCGACATGCTCGGCGCCGAGCTCGAAGGCACCCCCGTGCTCGGCAACGTCGCCGATATCGATGCAGCCCCCATCCTCGTCGACGAACTCCCCGCACGCGTCTCCCCCCGCAAAGCCGCGGCCTCGCTCGGTGTCCCTGTCGAGCGGTTCGTCGGCCTCGCCGCCGACACGTTCGACCCCGATGTCCTCCTGCCCGTCCGCGCATACGCCCGCCACGTCCTCGCCGAAGCCGAACGCGTCGACCTCGCCTGCGCCGCCGTCGAAGCCGCCGACCTCCGCACCCTCGGCGAGCTCATGCTCGCCTCCCACGCCTCGCTCCGCGACGACTACCGCTGCTCGACGCCCGCCCTCGATGCCCTCGTCGCCGCCATGACGAAGGCCGGCGCCGCCGGCGCCCGCCTCACCGGGGCAGGGTTCGGCGGATTCGCCATCGCCGCCTGCGAACGCGGCCGCGAGCCGGCGGTCATCGAAGCCGCCCTCGCCGCGGCCGGCGGCCCGGCCTTCGCCGTCGAACCCTCCGACGGGGCTGCCCTCCTGTGA
- a CDS encoding DUF805 domain-containing protein, with protein sequence MQAVQQPTAIQWWLSPWKRYALFEGRASRSEFWWFTLGQFLVGLAFFLLSGIAGALIALYYLFILAGLVPSIAVTARRLHDIGQSGWLQLIGLIPILGTVPLIVLCAQPSQPYANKYGDAPLPAAP encoded by the coding sequence ATGCAGGCCGTACAGCAGCCAACTGCGATCCAGTGGTGGCTCTCACCGTGGAAGCGGTACGCCCTCTTCGAAGGCCGCGCCAGCCGCTCCGAGTTCTGGTGGTTTACCCTCGGCCAGTTCTTGGTCGGATTGGCCTTCTTCCTCCTGTCGGGAATTGCAGGGGCATTGATCGCGCTCTACTACCTGTTTATCCTCGCGGGATTGGTGCCCTCAATTGCCGTCACCGCCCGTCGCCTCCACGACATCGGCCAGTCCGGCTGGCTCCAGCTCATTGGCCTGATCCCCATCCTCGGCACCGTCCCGCTCATCGTGCTCTGCGCCCAGCCGTCTCAGCCCTACGCGAACAAGTACGGCGACGCACCCCTCCCGGCGGCCCCATAA
- a CDS encoding pyridoxamine 5'-phosphate oxidase family protein, which translates to MPAKMTLDEIHAFLDSRPGWIALSTISPSGHPHTVPIGYFRLGEKIYMGCRKGTQKTKNIERNPAVSVMLESGTTSQDIKGVCIQGTGRVITDPAEALQLRREAMRRRGVPEDQLPAEVGPDTAYIEVTPTRYISWDYSKQP; encoded by the coding sequence ATGCCCGCCAAAATGACCCTCGACGAAATCCACGCCTTCCTCGATTCCCGCCCCGGCTGGATCGCCCTCTCCACCATCAGCCCCAGCGGCCACCCGCACACCGTCCCCATCGGCTACTTCCGCCTCGGCGAAAAGATCTACATGGGCTGCCGCAAGGGCACCCAGAAGACCAAAAACATCGAGCGCAATCCCGCGGTCTCCGTCATGCTCGAATCTGGCACCACCTCGCAGGACATCAAAGGTGTCTGCATCCAGGGCACCGGCCGCGTCATTACCGACCCCGCTGAGGCGCTCCAGCTCCGCCGCGAAGCCATGCGCCGCCGCGGCGTCCCCGAAGACCAGCTCCCTGCCGAGGTCGGCCCCGACACCGCCTACATCGAGGTCACCCCAACGCGCTACATCTCCTGGGACTACAGCAAACAGCCCTGA
- a CDS encoding acyl-CoA dehydrogenase family protein — MTTVTTPSNRAMPTTRGMNFFEADPNLERALRVYAGPEDAERALPHLREVGRCAGDELDELAALADANPPVLRTHDRFGRRVDEILYHPAFVEMQRLGFSRFGFAAMSHREGMLGWPGRVPHVVKFALSYVFVQAEFGLFCPISMTDSAARVLRMFGSPELQARYVPRLTSTDFGELMQSAQLLTERTGGSDVGASECVARLVDGEWRIWGEKWFCSNAGADVHLALARPEGAPAGTKGLGMFLVPRLLPDGSRNRYVIRRLKEKLGSRSMPTGEYEFEGATGYVVGKIDRGFAQMAEMINVSRLSNGMRAAALMRRSLLEAAVHARGRAAFGRALFDLPLVREQLFEMVLDSEAALAIVLFAAQALDRADAGSEHDELVVRITTPLIKYANCRRARWTAGMAMNIRGGNGYIEEWVNARLLRDAHLGSIWEGAENVVALDVARAALRNGAHEALFRELETRLDGATDDLARREAAAVREEMLRVRRQFERLLQASEDEREAKMAAMCDRLAAAVCATLLTAEGDREAGAGQGYGKLLAAREYRRRYLERQDPLEADTGALRWLGALVDGAPVPATALG, encoded by the coding sequence ATGACGACCGTGACCACACCTTCGAACCGCGCGATGCCGACCACCCGGGGGATGAACTTCTTCGAGGCCGACCCGAACCTCGAGCGGGCGCTCCGGGTTTATGCCGGGCCGGAGGATGCCGAGCGGGCGCTGCCGCACCTGCGGGAGGTGGGACGGTGCGCGGGCGACGAGCTGGACGAGCTGGCGGCGCTGGCGGATGCGAATCCGCCGGTGCTGCGGACGCACGACCGGTTCGGGCGGCGGGTGGACGAGATCCTGTACCACCCGGCATTCGTCGAGATGCAGCGGCTCGGCTTTTCGCGGTTCGGGTTTGCGGCGATGTCGCACCGGGAGGGGATGCTGGGGTGGCCGGGCCGGGTGCCGCACGTGGTGAAGTTCGCGCTGAGCTACGTGTTCGTGCAGGCGGAGTTCGGGCTGTTCTGCCCGATTTCGATGACCGACTCGGCGGCGCGGGTGCTGCGGATGTTCGGTTCGCCCGAGCTGCAGGCGCGATACGTTCCGCGGCTGACGAGTACCGATTTCGGCGAGCTGATGCAGTCGGCGCAGCTGCTGACGGAGCGGACGGGCGGGAGCGATGTGGGGGCGAGCGAGTGCGTCGCGCGGCTGGTCGACGGTGAGTGGCGGATCTGGGGCGAGAAGTGGTTCTGCTCGAACGCGGGGGCCGATGTGCACCTTGCGCTGGCCCGCCCGGAAGGGGCGCCGGCGGGCACGAAGGGGCTGGGGATGTTCCTCGTGCCGAGGCTGCTGCCTGACGGGAGCCGGAACCGGTACGTCATCCGGCGGCTGAAGGAGAAGCTGGGGTCGCGGTCGATGCCGACAGGGGAATACGAGTTCGAGGGAGCGACGGGGTACGTAGTGGGGAAGATCGACCGCGGCTTCGCGCAGATGGCGGAGATGATCAACGTCTCGCGGCTCAGCAACGGGATGCGGGCAGCGGCGCTGATGCGGCGGTCGCTGCTGGAGGCGGCGGTCCACGCGCGGGGCCGGGCGGCGTTCGGGCGTGCGCTGTTCGACCTGCCGCTGGTGCGGGAGCAGCTGTTCGAGATGGTGCTGGACAGCGAGGCTGCGCTGGCGATTGTGCTGTTCGCGGCGCAGGCGCTGGACCGGGCGGATGCGGGTTCGGAGCACGACGAGCTGGTGGTGCGGATCACGACGCCGCTCATCAAGTATGCGAACTGCCGGCGGGCGCGCTGGACGGCGGGGATGGCGATGAACATCCGCGGGGGCAACGGGTACATCGAGGAGTGGGTGAACGCGCGGCTGCTGCGGGATGCGCACCTGGGGAGCATCTGGGAGGGGGCGGAGAACGTAGTGGCGCTGGATGTGGCGCGGGCCGCGCTGCGGAACGGGGCGCACGAGGCGCTGTTCCGCGAGCTGGAGACGCGGCTGGACGGGGCGACCGACGACCTGGCCCGGCGGGAGGCGGCAGCGGTGCGGGAGGAGATGCTGCGCGTGCGGCGGCAGTTCGAGCGGCTGCTGCAGGCGAGCGAAGACGAGCGGGAGGCGAAGATGGCGGCGATGTGCGACCGGCTGGCGGCGGCGGTGTGCGCGACGCTGCTGACCGCGGAGGGGGACCGGGAGGCAGGAGCGGGGCAGGGTTATGGCAAGCTGCTGGCGGCGCGGGAGTACCGGCGGCGGTACCTGGAGCGCCAGGACCCGCTGGAGGCGGACACGGGGGCGCTGCGGTGGCTTGGGGCGCTTGTTGACGGGGCGCCGGTGCCGGCCACAGCGCTGGGGTAG
- a CDS encoding EAL domain-containing protein produces MSDTSSASGPCVDCQLLPVAPPESGILVVAPPLASSLASVGQQLESAGFSPRSEVPSTLSVPYGPGQLGALAECLEAAFSSIEQHDARVLVLPAGAPVDLPALLRMETLAGFLARARARWLVDLLAEHRATTWFQPVFTADGRLYAHECLLRGLERDGRTIIPPGVLYSAAAAGDLMFHLDRFARLLAIRNGAGVGRLFINFTPTAIYNPAFCLRSTVEAVREAGIPSELVVFEVVESQRIEDVRHLVRILDTYRAAGFGVALDDFGEGFASLNLLDQVRPDVVKLDIQLVRGIDANPYRATIVQRIVAMARDLGITTLAEGIETPDELRVVREAGVDLVQGYLLGRPAARPLPQGAFARAA; encoded by the coding sequence GTGAGCGATACCTCGTCCGCGTCCGGTCCCTGCGTCGATTGCCAGCTCCTTCCCGTCGCTCCCCCGGAGAGCGGCATTCTCGTCGTCGCTCCGCCCCTGGCCTCCTCCCTGGCCAGCGTTGGCCAGCAGCTCGAGAGCGCAGGCTTCAGCCCGCGCTCTGAGGTCCCCTCGACCCTCTCCGTTCCCTACGGCCCCGGTCAGCTGGGCGCGCTCGCCGAGTGCCTCGAGGCCGCCTTCTCCTCCATCGAACAGCACGACGCCCGCGTCCTGGTGCTCCCCGCTGGCGCCCCGGTCGACCTGCCCGCACTCCTCCGCATGGAAACCCTCGCAGGCTTCCTCGCCCGCGCACGCGCCCGCTGGCTCGTCGACCTCCTCGCCGAACACCGCGCCACGACCTGGTTCCAGCCCGTCTTCACCGCCGACGGGCGCCTCTACGCCCACGAGTGCCTCCTCCGCGGTCTCGAACGCGACGGCCGCACCATCATCCCGCCCGGCGTGCTCTACTCGGCAGCAGCCGCCGGCGACCTGATGTTCCACCTCGACCGCTTCGCCCGCCTCCTCGCCATCCGCAACGGCGCCGGTGTCGGCCGTCTCTTCATCAACTTCACCCCGACAGCCATCTACAACCCGGCCTTTTGCCTCCGCTCTACGGTCGAAGCTGTTCGCGAAGCTGGAATTCCGTCGGAACTCGTCGTCTTCGAAGTCGTTGAATCCCAGCGCATCGAGGATGTCCGTCACCTCGTGCGAATCCTCGATACCTACCGGGCCGCCGGCTTCGGCGTCGCCCTCGACGATTTCGGCGAAGGTTTCGCCTCCCTCAACCTCCTCGACCAGGTCCGCCCGGACGTCGTCAAGCTCGACATACAGCTGGTCCGCGGCATCGACGCCAACCCCTACCGGGCGACCATCGTCCAGCGCATCGTGGCAATGGCCCGCGACCTCGGCATCACCACCCTCGCCGAGGGCATCGAAACCCCCGATGAGCTGCGCGTGGTCCGCGAGGCCGGCGTCGACCTGGTGCAGGGGTACCTCCTCGGCCGGCCCGCCGCCCGGCCGCTGCCGCAGGGAGCCTTCGCCCGCGCGGCCTAG
- a CDS encoding fumarylacetoacetate hydrolase family protein, protein MALYVRFEGPDGRRGAGLLEGETIRVIAEPFWEETRPTGEAVALADVRLLPPCAPRSIVCVGLNYASHLQGRPAPDPPTLFFKPLSSIAGPGEAIVLPADCGRVDPEGEIVIVIGRQVKGATREQAEAAIFGYTAGNDVSARAWQQQDGQWWRAKGSDTFGVFGPAIVTGLRHDELEVVTRVNGREVQRGRSAELIRDIPEIVRYVSTVMTLVPGDIIYTGTPGSPPEIRPGDVVEVEVTGAGVLRNPVEAARQG, encoded by the coding sequence ATGGCGCTGTACGTGCGGTTCGAAGGCCCGGATGGGCGACGCGGAGCCGGGCTCCTCGAGGGGGAGACGATCCGGGTGATTGCTGAGCCGTTCTGGGAGGAGACGCGGCCGACCGGGGAGGCGGTCGCGCTGGCGGACGTGCGGCTGCTGCCGCCGTGCGCGCCGCGGAGCATTGTGTGCGTGGGGCTGAACTACGCGAGCCACCTGCAGGGGCGGCCGGCCCCGGACCCGCCCACGCTGTTCTTCAAGCCGCTTTCGAGCATCGCGGGGCCGGGCGAGGCGATTGTGCTGCCGGCAGACTGCGGGCGGGTCGACCCCGAGGGAGAGATTGTCATCGTCATCGGGCGGCAGGTGAAGGGTGCCACCCGGGAGCAGGCGGAGGCGGCGATTTTCGGCTACACGGCGGGGAACGATGTCTCTGCGCGCGCCTGGCAGCAGCAGGACGGGCAGTGGTGGCGGGCGAAGGGGAGCGATACGTTCGGCGTCTTCGGGCCGGCGATCGTGACCGGGCTGCGGCACGACGAGCTGGAGGTGGTGACCCGGGTGAACGGCCGAGAGGTGCAGCGGGGCCGCTCGGCGGAGCTGATCCGTGACATCCCGGAGATTGTGCGGTACGTGAGCACGGTGATGACGCTGGTCCCCGGGGACATTATCTACACGGGGACGCCCGGCAGCCCGCCCGAGATCCGGCCGGGGGATGTTGTGGAGGTGGAGGTGACGGGCGCAGGGGTGCTGCGGAACCCGGTCGAGGCCGCGAGGCAGGGCTAG
- a CDS encoding nucleotidyltransferase family protein, with translation MTARQAVVLAAGRGTRLGTLAADTPKPLLEIGGRPLLLRTLESLATAGIERAVIVVGHLRERILETLAASPVPGLTVQFVTQERLEGTARAVALARPHLAPGPFLATWGDIFVEPQNYPRLLAAVPPGGGAILVNPVDDPWAGAAVYVDEALRVTRIVEKPPAGTSATNWNNAGPAVLDEWVWPRVDRLEPSPRGEYELPRALAAAVDEGIELRAVPVEGPWFDIGTPESLAAARRYAESARRGNVAP, from the coding sequence GTGACCGCCCGGCAGGCCGTCGTCCTCGCCGCCGGCCGCGGCACCCGTCTCGGTACGCTTGCCGCCGACACCCCTAAACCGCTGCTCGAAATTGGCGGCCGGCCCCTCCTCCTCCGCACGCTCGAATCCCTCGCTACGGCCGGCATCGAACGGGCGGTCATCGTCGTCGGCCACCTCCGCGAGCGCATCCTCGAAACCCTCGCCGCGAGCCCCGTCCCGGGCCTCACCGTGCAGTTCGTCACCCAGGAGCGGCTCGAAGGCACCGCCCGCGCCGTCGCCCTGGCCCGCCCGCACCTCGCCCCCGGCCCGTTCCTGGCCACCTGGGGCGACATCTTCGTCGAACCGCAGAACTACCCCCGCCTCCTCGCCGCGGTCCCGCCCGGCGGCGGCGCCATCCTCGTCAACCCCGTCGACGACCCGTGGGCCGGCGCCGCCGTCTACGTCGATGAGGCCCTCCGCGTCACCCGCATCGTCGAGAAGCCGCCAGCCGGCACTTCGGCCACGAACTGGAACAACGCTGGGCCCGCCGTCCTCGACGAATGGGTCTGGCCCCGGGTCGATCGGCTTGAACCGTCCCCCCGCGGCGAGTACGAACTCCCCCGCGCCCTCGCAGCCGCCGTCGACGAGGGCATCGAACTCCGCGCCGTCCCGGTAGAAGGCCCCTGGTTCGATATCGGCACGCCCGAATCCCTCGCCGCCGCCCGCCGCTACGCCGAATCCGCCCGGCGCGGTAACGTTGCCCCATGA